The Desulfovibrio fairfieldensis sequence CGATCTGGCCGAAGCGGGCTTTTTCTATACCCGCCTGGGCAATCCCACCGTGGACGCCGTGGAGCAAAAAATCGCCGCTCTGGAGGGCGGAGTGGGCGCTTTGTGCACCTCGTCGGGCCAGGCCGCCAGCATGCTTGCCGTGCTGAACCTGGCGCAGAGCGGCGAGCACGTGGTCAGTGCCTCCAGCATTTACGGGGGCACCTTCAACCTCTTTGCGGTGACCCTGAAGAGGCTGGGCATTGAAGTGACATTTGTGGATCAGACCGCTTCCGACGAAGAATTGGAAAAGGCCTTCCGGCCCAATACCAGAGCGGTGTTCGGCGAGACCCTGACCAATCCCTCCATGGACGTGCTGGATATCGAGCGTTTCGCTAAACTGGCTCACCGGCACAGGCTGCCGCTGATCGTGGACAATACCTTTGCCACGCCCGTGCTCTGCCGTCCCTTTGCCTTCGGGGCGGATATCGTGGTGCATTCCACCACAAAATATATGGACGGGCATGCCCTGCAGATGGGCGGCGTCATTGTGGACAGCGGCAACTTTGACTGGACCTCGGGAAAATTCCCGGAATTCACCGAGCCCGACCCCTCCTACCACGGCCTGATCTACAGCGAAACCTTCGGCAGGGCCGCCTACATCGTCAAGGCGCGCGCGCAGCTTATGCGCGACATGGGCTGCTGCCAGACACCGCAGGGCGCGTTCTACATCAATCAGGGGCTGGAAACCCTGCCCCTGCGCATGGAAAAACATTGCCGCAACGCCGAGGCCGCCGCCCACTATCTCGCGGGGCACGACAAGGTGGAGTCGGTGAAGTATCCCCGTCTGCCCGGCAATCCCAACAAGGCCTTGGCCGATAAATATCTTTCTGAGGGATGCAGCGGCGTGGTTTCCTTTTCGCTCAAGGGCGGACGCGAAGCCGGAGCGCGCTTCATCGACAGCCTGAAAATGATTTCCCTCCAGGTGCATGTGGCGGATATCCGCACCTGCGTGCTGCATCCGGCAAGCTCCACCCATCGCCAGTTGAGCGACGAACAGCTGCGGGAGGCGGGCATTACGCCAGGCATGGTGCGTCTTTCCGTGGGCCTGGAAAATCTGGACGACATTCTGGCGGATCTGGACCAGGCCCTCGAACAGGCCTGAGTCATTCCGTCCGGCGACGTGTAACGTGGGAAGGCCTGGAGCCTTCCCACGTTTTTTATGAGCGAAAACTCCCCGCTAAGCGGGGAGTTCCAAAAAGGCGAAGCCTATAGCTGTCAAAAAAGAAGCTCTCCTTTGCTACAAAAAAGTTGTCCTGACTTCCGTAGTAGCAAAGGAGAGCGACAATGGATGATCAAAGTTTAGAGCACACGCGTTGGAATTGCAAATATCATATTGTGTTTGCACCGAAATTCAGGCGCAAAATTATTTATGGCAAATACAAGAAAGAAATTGGCCTGATATTAAGGAGGTTGTGTGAGTACAAAAAGATTGAGATATTAGAAGCGCATGCATGTGTTGATCATGTCCACATGTGCATAAAAATACCTCCCAAGTATAGCGTGGCATAAATCATGGGATACTTGAAGGGAAAAAGCGCGTTAATGATATTCGAGCAGTTTTCGAACTTGAAATATAAGTTTGGGAACCGCCATTTCTGGTGCAAAGGCTATTTTGTCAGCACGGTAGGGGTGAATGAAGCCACCCTTTTGAAGTATATTCGTGAGCAAGAGATACGAGACAACATAGCCGATCAGCATAGTTTGTTTGAACATAAAGACCCATTTATGGGTCGCTAGAAATAGCGGCGGAAGTCAGGTCTGGCCTCCTTCAGGGGGCGGACGAGTAACAGGCCCTTATAGGGCCAAATCAAACCGCCCCTTGAAGGGGCGGTGCTGATTGCGCTTTTTTTGTTCTTCGCTCGCAAGCGGGATGGTGCCGGGCGCGGATTCCGCTCAGGGAACCTGAGCGAAACGCGTATGTTAGGGAGCGGTCAGACAGTTTCAATGCGATGATAGCGTCCGCCGTGTATTTCCTTCCGGCGTTTTAATCCGTCAGAGCGGAATCCTGGCCGAATTTTTCGTAAAAGGCCTTTTCCGCCTGCGAATCCCCGATGAGATACATTTCCTCGCCTTCCTCAAAAACGTGGCCGGGATCGGGGTTGATATGCATTTCTCCGTCCGTGTCGCGCAGGGCCACCACGCTGCAATGGGTCAGGCTGCGGATGCCGCTGCCCATGAGCGGC is a genomic window containing:
- a CDS encoding O-acetylhomoserine aminocarboxypropyltransferase/cysteine synthase family protein — protein: MKLESLCLHAGYSPENGQPRVLPIAQSTTFKYDSTAEVAKLFDLAEAGFFYTRLGNPTVDAVEQKIAALEGGVGALCTSSGQAASMLAVLNLAQSGEHVVSASSIYGGTFNLFAVTLKRLGIEVTFVDQTASDEELEKAFRPNTRAVFGETLTNPSMDVLDIERFAKLAHRHRLPLIVDNTFATPVLCRPFAFGADIVVHSTTKYMDGHALQMGGVIVDSGNFDWTSGKFPEFTEPDPSYHGLIYSETFGRAAYIVKARAQLMRDMGCCQTPQGAFYINQGLETLPLRMEKHCRNAEAAAHYLAGHDKVESVKYPRLPGNPNKALADKYLSEGCSGVVSFSLKGGREAGARFIDSLKMISLQVHVADIRTCVLHPASSTHRQLSDEQLREAGITPGMVRLSVGLENLDDILADLDQALEQA